The DNA sequence ATTGAATTAGTAAAGCTGCGGGTTTGTTGCTAATTTCACGAGCCGATAACCCTTTGATGTCGAAGCCTTTCCCGGCTCCCTACCCGCGATGATAAATACCAACCTGAAATTCTGGCGGCGCGAACTGGCCCTGACTCAGGCTCAGATGGCCGAAAAACTAGGTATCAAACGCTCATTAGTAGGCGCTTACGAGGAGGGGCGCGCCGAGCCCAAGCTCAGCACCCTGGTCAACATGGCCCGCCTGTTTGGCATCAGCCTCGATTCGCTGGTCACGACTGACTTCACCAAGAAGAGCGCCCAGAAAGCGGCTTTGCGCCAGCTGGAGCCCGCCGCTACCACCCCCGAGCCCCCGTCGCCCCGCCCCGCCAACGGCCTGCGCATCCTGGCTTTGACGGTGGATAAGGAGCAAAACGAGAACATTGAGCTGGTGCCCCTGAAGGCCGCCGCCGGCTACCTCAACGGCTACGCCGATCCTGAATTCATTGAGGAGCTGCCCAAGTTCCGCCTGCCCATGCTCGGCAGCGGCGGCACCTACCGGGCCTTCGAAATTGCCGGCGACTCGATGCTGCCC is a window from the Hymenobacter aquaticus genome containing:
- a CDS encoding LexA family transcriptional regulator, which encodes MINTNLKFWRRELALTQAQMAEKLGIKRSLVGAYEEGRAEPKLSTLVNMARLFGISLDSLVTTDFTKKSAQKAALRQLEPAATTPEPPSPRPANGLRILALTVDKEQNENIELVPLKAAAGYLNGYADPEFIEELPKFRLPMLGSGGTYRAFEIAGDSMLPIASGTVIVGKYVDDWMTIKDGTPCIVVSGKEGIVFKRIFNKLKDGATLSLHSDNPVYSPYEIGVEDVVEIWEAKSYISSTFPIADLSLSRLASIVLDLQQQMSTLKKA